In the Blastocatellia bacterium genome, one interval contains:
- a CDS encoding GAF domain-containing protein produces MSVTPHILVVDDEPLVARTLAEILQSGGFSVDTAGRAADAIEQVQRRFCNLVLLDLNLPDMHGMDLVEHLKQYSPKTEVVIITGYATLKSALEALERGVMAFVEKPVRPNQLISTVNGVLEKQRLKLENGRMIRQLSALLSFAQDITSELELSELLRRIVVRATALANAETGFVALLEDHALTLREYWDGQQWVSHEVTWSRQAGIVGHVWATGHAYFCADTDADTLPTNEERMTFQLKSCICTPIIDTAGHFIGVLAVGNRPGSDSLTADDLSMLQGLSRQAAIAIENARLYERQKEEAEISTSLLRVAESLSQFTSLDDLLSIASEITPRLLGCNQFVVLLREPTKRTVYATRMRGLSPAQEREFRSMRVQMGQAHVLADVLRRREPLVVDVMAHSLPLGVSGVGGPDLSGWLLVPLVAKSDVIGLMGLHNSATPRQFTSRDIKIAVGIANQLAIAIDNTNLFSQVSSQKTALRRLSMRLTNVLEEERARISRELHDGVGQVLSGMLIGLDMLEEKVPASLQVVRRGLRQIKLLTEKTLDDLRRLSHDLRPSLLDDLGLLDALQWLVDYLGERCGWKIQLIVDADFSRLSPEIETTLFRISQEALNNIKKHAGATQVSIRLSQKDEVVELEIQDNGRGFDPISLSENSYPERGGIGLLSMQERASAVGGQLFIDAEAGKGTTLRVVIPWPMALAPAPLLSATQASHRSEER; encoded by the coding sequence ATGAGTGTGACGCCGCACATTCTTGTTGTTGATGATGAGCCGCTTGTCGCTCGCACGTTGGCAGAAATTTTGCAGAGCGGTGGGTTTTCTGTAGACACCGCCGGGCGCGCTGCCGACGCAATCGAACAAGTGCAGCGTCGCTTTTGTAATCTGGTGCTCCTCGATTTGAATTTGCCCGACATGCACGGGATGGATCTCGTCGAGCATCTGAAGCAGTATTCTCCCAAGACGGAAGTCGTCATCATCACCGGTTATGCCACGTTGAAAAGCGCGTTGGAGGCGCTGGAACGTGGCGTGATGGCATTTGTTGAGAAGCCGGTTCGACCCAATCAGTTAATCTCAACGGTCAATGGCGTGCTGGAGAAGCAGCGCCTGAAATTAGAGAACGGGCGCATGATCCGGCAATTGTCAGCATTGCTCAGTTTCGCGCAAGACATTACCTCGGAGTTGGAACTGAGTGAGCTGCTCAGGCGCATCGTGGTGCGGGCCACGGCGCTGGCCAACGCTGAAACCGGATTTGTCGCGCTGCTGGAAGATCACGCGCTCACGTTGCGCGAGTACTGGGATGGTCAGCAGTGGGTCTCACATGAAGTCACATGGTCACGTCAGGCTGGAATTGTCGGGCACGTGTGGGCTACGGGACACGCTTACTTCTGCGCGGATACCGATGCTGATACGCTGCCCACAAATGAGGAGCGGATGACGTTTCAACTGAAGTCCTGCATCTGCACGCCGATCATTGACACGGCCGGCCATTTCATCGGTGTGTTGGCGGTGGGTAACAGACCGGGGTCGGATAGCCTCACGGCCGATGATCTTTCGATGCTGCAAGGGTTGAGTCGCCAAGCGGCGATTGCCATTGAAAATGCACGGCTCTACGAACGACAAAAGGAAGAGGCGGAAATTTCCACCTCGCTGCTGCGGGTGGCCGAGAGCCTGAGCCAGTTTACCAGTTTGGATGATCTGTTGAGCATAGCGTCGGAGATTACGCCGCGACTGCTGGGCTGCAATCAATTTGTGGTGTTGCTGCGCGAGCCGACCAAGAGGACCGTTTACGCAACTCGCATGCGCGGCTTGTCGCCGGCGCAAGAGCGTGAATTTCGCTCGATGCGTGTCCAGATGGGGCAGGCGCACGTGCTGGCCGATGTGTTGCGTCGGCGCGAGCCGCTAGTTGTGGACGTGATGGCTCACAGTCTGCCGTTGGGCGTGTCGGGCGTGGGCGGACCTGACTTGAGTGGTTGGTTGTTAGTGCCATTGGTCGCCAAGAGCGATGTCATCGGATTGATGGGGCTGCATAATTCGGCAACGCCCCGTCAGTTTACCTCACGCGACATTAAAATCGCCGTGGGGATTGCCAATCAGTTGGCGATTGCCATTGATAATACCAATCTATTTTCTCAGGTGTCGTCGCAAAAAACGGCGCTACGACGGCTCTCCATGCGATTGACCAACGTGCTCGAAGAGGAGCGGGCGCGTATTTCCCGCGAGTTGCACGACGGGGTCGGCCAAGTCTTATCCGGCATGTTGATCGGGTTGGATATGCTGGAAGAGAAAGTGCCTGCCTCGTTGCAAGTCGTTCGCCGTGGGCTGCGGCAGATCAAGTTGTTGACCGAAAAGACGCTGGATGACCTACGGCGGCTCTCACATGATCTGCGGCCGTCTTTGCTGGATGATTTAGGTTTGCTCGATGCGTTGCAGTGGTTGGTGGATTACCTTGGCGAGCGGTGCGGGTGGAAAATCCAGTTGATTGTGGATGCTGACTTCTCGCGACTATCGCCGGAGATTGAAACCACGCTGTTTCGTATCAGTCAGGAGGCGCTCAACAACATCAAGAAGCATGCCGGCGCGACGCAGGTTTCCATTCGACTGAGCCAGAAGGATGAAGTGGTCGAATTGGAGATTCAGGATAACGGCCGAGGTTTTGATCCGATTAGCTTGTCGGAAAATTCCTATCCGGAACGCGGCGGCATCGGGTTATTGTCTATGCAAGAACGCGCGTCGGCGGTGGGCGGGCAATTGTTTATTGACGCAGAAGCTGGCAAGGGCACGACGCTGCGGGTCGTCATCCCGTGGCCGATGGCGCTTGCGCCGGCGCCGCTGCTGAGCGCCACCCAGGCGTCGCATCGGTCTGAGGAAAGATAG
- a CDS encoding pilus assembly protein has translation MSRRRSQSRRQRGHGLVELTLTMPLLVLIFSGLAHIGWVMQNQHVITNASRVGARAATQPGGTVAAVRAAVMDYCQQAGLEARHVSVQVDINASTTWASVTVRYPFTSPLESVFAVGGLGRISRQRPLQATTVMRL, from the coding sequence ATGAGCAGACGCAGATCACAATCACGACGACAGCGAGGACATGGGCTGGTTGAGTTGACATTGACGATGCCGCTCCTTGTGCTGATCTTCTCTGGCTTGGCGCACATCGGGTGGGTCATGCAGAATCAGCACGTGATCACCAATGCGTCGCGTGTTGGCGCGCGGGCGGCCACGCAGCCGGGAGGCACGGTCGCCGCTGTCCGGGCGGCTGTGATGGACTATTGCCAACAAGCCGGGCTTGAGGCGCGTCACGTATCGGTTCAGGTGGACATCAACGCCTCCACAACGTGGGCATCGGTTACGGTCAGGTATCCATTCACGTCGCCGCTGGAGAGCGTATTCGCTGTCGGTGGGCTAGGTCGTATCAGTCGGCAGCGTCCCTTGCAGGCGACAACGGTGATGAGGTTATAA
- a CDS encoding response regulator transcription factor, translated as MPGLVSGDQRDTTVRRDAVRILLADDHAIVCDALANMLASDPRFLVVGQAHDGLEALKKIDELRPDLVVIDIGMPGLNGIETIKRIRKKNVRLKAIVLSMHKDEAYIYSALRAGASGYVLKQSAARELVDAISQVLLGNTYLSPSISNMVVKGYLHGPNIGEGSDDPLSLLTDREREILQLVADGLSSKEIASQLDLSIRTVDAHRANIMNKLNIHTTPGLVKFAIRNRLTTVE; from the coding sequence ATGCCAGGTTTGGTTAGCGGAGACCAGAGGGATACGACGGTTCGACGAGATGCCGTTCGGATTTTGCTGGCTGATGATCATGCCATCGTCTGTGATGCCTTGGCGAATATGTTGGCCAGCGACCCACGCTTTCTCGTTGTCGGCCAAGCGCACGATGGTTTGGAGGCGTTGAAAAAGATTGATGAGCTTCGCCCTGATTTGGTCGTCATAGACATCGGCATGCCGGGCTTGAACGGTATCGAGACGATCAAGCGCATCCGCAAGAAAAATGTGCGACTGAAGGCCATCGTGTTGTCCATGCACAAGGATGAGGCGTATATCTACTCGGCGTTGCGCGCCGGCGCCTCCGGCTACGTGCTCAAACAGAGCGCTGCCCGCGAGCTAGTAGACGCTATTTCACAAGTGCTGCTCGGCAATACTTATCTGAGTCCTTCTATCTCCAACATGGTTGTCAAAGGCTACCTGCACGGGCCGAACATCGGCGAGGGCAGTGATGATCCATTGAGCTTGCTGACCGATCGCGAACGCGAAATCCTACAACTTGTCGCTGACGGCTTGAGCAGCAAGGAGATTGCCTCCCAACTGGATTTAAGCATCCGTACAGTTGACGCCCACCGGGCCAACATCATGAACAAATTGAATATCCACACGACGCCCGGACTGGTGAAATTCGCCATTCGCAATCGGCTCACCACAGTGGAATAG
- a CDS encoding pilus assembly protein, whose translation MMSLHRRGDINTESRRPQAQRGQTLVEFAMAAPILVIMLVGIVDFGRVLMVQHSITNAARQSARLATMTNSAESVYSKINASLASGGLSSDAVTISVTGLTGRSGEPTQVTISYRLTPLILRLLHIDQTVTLSAASRMRRE comes from the coding sequence ATGATGAGTTTGCATCGTAGAGGAGACATCAACACCGAATCGCGCCGGCCGCAGGCTCAACGAGGGCAAACATTGGTTGAATTCGCTATGGCTGCACCGATCCTCGTGATCATGTTGGTGGGCATTGTGGATTTCGGTCGTGTGTTGATGGTGCAACATAGCATCACCAACGCGGCTCGCCAGAGCGCGCGACTCGCCACGATGACCAACTCGGCGGAATCGGTCTATAGTAAGATCAATGCGTCGTTGGCGAGCGGGGGGCTCAGTTCTGATGCGGTGACAATCAGCGTAACGGGATTGACCGGCAGGTCCGGCGAGCCAACACAGGTGACGATCTCCTACCGCCTGACGCCGCTGATCCTGCGTCTGTTGCACATTGACCAAACAGTGACGCTCAGCGCAGCGAGCCGTATGCGACGTGAATAA
- a CDS encoding RNA polymerase sigma factor: MPGLVSETSVKMVMPGVQPVESYHRYSDTELVKRCLAGEEPAWAALVERYEGLIYSIALKFRLSREDAADVFQSVWLALLQDLGKLNDATKLSSWLSTVTRRQCFRRRERARRYLVDSDHLEQELANKPDESLVPDQLLEQLEQERLLEQAVSMLDAPCRQLVQALFYDDQESSYEKLAEQMGLAPSTIGPKRGRCLKRIRRILDELNF; encoded by the coding sequence ATGCCCGGACTGGTCAGTGAAACGAGCGTGAAGATGGTGATGCCGGGAGTCCAACCGGTTGAATCTTATCATCGCTATTCAGATACCGAATTAGTCAAGCGGTGTTTAGCCGGAGAAGAACCGGCATGGGCTGCGCTGGTGGAGCGTTACGAAGGACTGATTTATTCGATTGCGCTCAAGTTTCGCTTGTCGCGCGAAGACGCCGCCGATGTGTTCCAATCGGTGTGGTTGGCATTGCTACAAGATTTGGGGAAATTGAACGATGCCACGAAATTGAGTTCCTGGCTCTCGACGGTCACGCGGCGTCAGTGTTTTCGCCGGCGGGAGCGCGCTCGTCGCTATCTGGTGGATTCAGATCATCTGGAGCAGGAGCTGGCCAACAAGCCTGATGAATCGCTCGTACCCGATCAACTGCTTGAGCAACTAGAGCAGGAACGATTGCTGGAGCAGGCTGTCTCTATGCTGGATGCGCCGTGTCGTCAACTTGTGCAGGCGCTCTTTTACGATGATCAAGAAAGTTCGTATGAGAAGCTGGCCGAACAGATGGGGCTCGCGCCGTCCACAATCGGACCGAAACGTGGTCGCTGCCTGAAGCGCATCCGCAGAATCCTGGACGAGCTAAATTTTTAG
- a CDS encoding carboxypeptidase-like regulatory domain-containing protein produces MSCPSFDQYIQWMRDRLPLDEAERVSAHIAAGCRACQSEQELAKRIVTTVARRQLVHAPRWLVRQAVQLFGDQVKHSRPGVIQRIVAALIADYRMLQPAFAVRYHGLQARRLIYQAGHCRIDISVSRKPNTRAVNILGESLDEAHNGLAGAEVQLCKNEQIVATTHVNPFGAFMFDDVPEGIYSLKIRSGQEIEIEDLAAFIESPTHPLVN; encoded by the coding sequence ATGAGTTGTCCATCATTTGATCAATACATTCAATGGATGCGAGACCGCCTGCCGCTCGATGAAGCCGAGCGGGTGAGTGCTCACATCGCTGCCGGCTGCCGGGCGTGTCAGTCAGAGCAGGAACTCGCCAAGCGCATTGTCACAACAGTCGCACGTCGCCAGCTTGTTCATGCCCCGCGCTGGTTAGTGCGTCAGGCCGTGCAACTGTTTGGAGACCAGGTGAAGCATTCACGGCCTGGGGTCATCCAGCGCATCGTGGCGGCGCTGATCGCCGACTACAGGATGCTGCAGCCTGCGTTTGCAGTGCGGTATCACGGCCTGCAAGCTCGGCGTCTCATTTATCAGGCCGGCCATTGCCGCATTGATATTTCCGTCAGCCGAAAGCCAAATACTCGAGCAGTCAATATTCTAGGTGAATCGCTCGATGAGGCCCACAACGGCCTTGCGGGCGCAGAAGTTCAATTGTGCAAAAACGAGCAGATCGTGGCCACCACCCACGTCAACCCGTTTGGCGCATTCATGTTTGATGACGTGCCGGAGGGCATCTACAGTCTAAAAATAAGAAGCGGTCAGGAGATCGAAATCGAGGACCTCGCGGCGTTCATTGAGTCGCCCACTCATCCGCTGGTCAATTGA